The genomic region TGCCGTCACGATGTGCACGATTTCCGTTGCGGCCCGTTCCATGTCCAGAACGATCGAGTTTACGCGGCTGACGAGGTAATTGTAGCCGGCATGGGCGGGGATTGCGACTGCGAGGCCCGCTCCGGAACAGATCAATGCCTTCCAGACGCCGCCAGCCAGGTCCCCGATGTGAGCCATCACGCCCTGGTTTTGCAGATGCTCAAAAACATTCATCAATCCAACCACAGTCCCTACGAGACCGAGCAACGGCGCAATTTGCGCAATGGTTGCCAGCAGGTTGAGTTTTTCCTCGAGCCGGGGAACCTCCGCCAATCCTGCCTCCTCCAAGGCTTCCGCAATGCGCTCGCGCCCATGGTCGCGATTCAAGATGGCTGTCTTGACGAGCCGTGCAACCGGACCCGGCGTCGCATCGCAAATGGAGATGGCTTCCACGACATTATCGCGGCGCAGCACGTTGCGAACGCCATTGAGAAACTCGGTCGAGTTGATCTGGGCGCGGTGATAGTGGAGGAATCGCTCGATGAACACCACCACGGCGACGGCGCTGACCAGCAGGATGAACCAAAAAACGGTCCCGCCGTTTCGCAGGATGTCCGGCAAAGTTGACATGCCCCTTTATAACGATTGCCATCACCCTGTTCCAAGGCGAAACGTGGAATGGAATAAGTGCTTGCCTCGCTCTTTGGTCACCTGCTAAACCGGTTCGGCACTAAGGATGGAGTTCAGATGCGCTGATACTGGATTTGGCATGACGTGCGACGGCCCGCAAATAAGGACCCGGATTCGCAGAGGGTCGCGCGTGCCTGAAACTGTTGGCGTCGCTGGCCGACCTGTCGCAGCCCGCCGGGGTTGCAGTGTCCGGGGGAATGCTTGGGTATGGTAGCGCGCACGAGCTGCTCAATCGGTTTGATCGTCAACACGTACAATCAACCCGATTACCTTCAGAGAGTGCTTCGCTCGATTTCCGCACAGGCAGTCCTGCCCGATGAGGTGCTGATTGCGGACGACGGTTCCAAGGAAAAAACCCGCGAGGTGATTGATGCCTGGAAAGCCGCGAACCGCGTTGCGTGCCGCCACATGTGGCAGCCGGATGAGGGATTTCAGCGAGCGCGGATCCTCAACGAAAGCATCGCCCACGCAACGGCGGATTACCTGGTTTTTCTGGATGGAGACACCGTTGCCCATCCCGACTTCATTCGTGACCATCGCGACGCCGCGCGGCTCGGGCACTTCGTCCAGGGGCATCGATGCTTCGTCGAGAGGCGGGCGGCCGACCAGTTCGGGCAGAACGATTTCCGCCGCGACCGCCTTGCAGCTTTCGTTCGCGGGCAGATTTCCGGATTGCGCAATGCATTCCGCTGGCCGCGCCCTCTGCTGCGGGTGCGCAACGATGTGAAAGGCGTTCGCGGTTGCAATCTGGCAATCTGGCACCGCGATCTGGTGGCGGTGAACGGATATAACGAGGCGTTCGTTGGATGGGGCCGGGAGGACACAGAACTAACCGTGCGCCTTTTGAATCGCGGCCTGAATCGCGTCGACCTGCGCGGTCGCGCCCTTTGTTTTCATTTGTGGCATCCCCCGGCAAACCGCTCCCAGCTCAGCCGCAATGATTGCCTGCTCGCTCAAGCCAAAGCCGAGCGCGCCAAATGGTGCCCCCGCGGCCTGGATCAGCATTCCGCCGGAGCGGAGTTGATGAATTCGCTCCGATCCGCTGCGCTTGCAGTCGGGACGAAGTAAGCCTCGGTGGAATCCAAAGGCCGAGTTTCAAGCATGATTCATATCGCCACCGTTCATTTCAAAAGCGACCGCTGGATTTCAACCCAGCAGGAGTTTTTGCGTAAAAACATTGAGGGGCCTCATCGCATCTACGCCTGGCTGAACGACATTCCCAACGCGCGCACGGACGGATTCCATTACTGCTGCCAGGAAGCCGTCACCCCGCACGCCATCAAGCTCAACCTGCTTGGCGACATGATGTGTTTTGCGGCGGAGGACGATGACATTCTGATATTTATTGATGGTGACGCTTTTCCGATTGCGCCGATCGAGCCGTTGTTGCGAGCCCAATTGCCGAAGCACAAGCTCGTCGCGGTTCAGCGGCTTGAGAACAATGGAGATCTGCAACCGCACCCCTGCTTCTGTGCAACGACTGCGCGGTTCTGGCGGGAAATCCAGGGCGACTGGAAGGCCGGTTACCAATGGCAGACCGCCACTGGCAGGATGGAAACTGATGTCGGCGGAAACCTGCTGAAGATCCTGCGCGGTCGCAACGTCGACTGGCTGCCGCTCCTTCGAAGTCACGATGCCACGCATCATCCCGTGTTGTTTGGGATTTACGCGGGCCTGGTTTATCACCACGGCGCGGGCTTTCGCGAAGCGGTTACGCGGTTCGACATGGTCCACGCAAAACTGAACATCTTCGACCGCCTCCTCGGTGTGTTTCCCTCGCGCCAACGACGCATCAAACGACGCAAGCTTGGCGCGGAGAATAAAATCTGGAGTGAACAGGTGTTTGCTGAAATCCACGCAAACCCGCGTTATTTCGAAGAACGCCTTACGCCGCAACATGCGCACAAAGGCGAACTGGTCACCCGTGCTGCAGCCGCTCAGGCGGGGTTGGTCATGTGCTGATCCAATCCCATCCGGCAGCGGGTGCGCTGCGAAGCTATCGCTTCATCCAGCATGCGTATGTTTTGATCGAGCCCTGATCGATCGGCGGGCGGATGCCATAAATGATAACAGACAGCACGCCCGCGAACGTCCAGCCAGTGGACTCCGGAATTCATCAGCCGCAGCGCGAGTTCGGAATCTTCCCGGCCCCAGCCGACAAATTCCTCGTTGTAGCCGTTCACCCGAATCAGGTCCTCGCGCCAGATTGCAAGATTGCAGCCGCGCACGCCTCGAAGATCAGCCCGGCGTTTGGAGAATGGGAAGGGCCAGCGAAACACGTGCTTCCAGCCCTGCAGCTGGCCTGAAATCCAGGCGCGCATGCGATCGGCCGGGAAGTTGCCGAGGCCGAAATAGCGGGAGGCCTTCTCGCTGACAAATGCCCGGTGCGCCTGCACGTAAAACCCGCGGCGGGCGAGCGATCGGTGATCCCGCAGAAACTTCGGATGGGGAACAGAGTCTCCATCCAGGAATATCAGGTAATCATTCTTCGCCTGCACAATCGCCGAGTTCAAAATGCGGGAGCGGCGAAATCCTCCGTGCTCCTGCCAGACGTGGACGGCGCGCATCGGGCCGGGCTGCTTCCAACCCTCGAAAACGTCGCGCGTTTCCGCACCCGAACCATCGTCCGCAAGCAAGAGTTCGTCGCCGGCGGCAAACTGTCGATCCAGGGCGCGCAGGACGCGTCGGAGATATTCGGGCTGGTTGTAGGTGTTCACCACCACCGACAAACTCGGCGTGTTCGATTTGCTATTGGGTAATTGATTGAACGGGGAACTCATCGGCGTTTGCCCGCGTCCCGCCTGGCCAGCATGGCTGGAAGCGTGGAGTTGTCGAACGTGTATCCGAGCACGGCGAGATCATCCTGGTACACGCGCGCGACGATGGCTCGTGTTTCATTGGAATAGCAATCCGCGAAATTCTTGTCGCGGGACGCCGTGCGATTGAGGTTTTGCAGGCTGGCCTGTAACTGAAGCCGGCTTCGAACGATCTCAAAATCGGCGGCGAGGTTCTCGAAGAATCCAATGAAGTCGACGCCGGGCAACCCCGGCCTGAGACAGATGAAACTGGTCTGCGGACGGAAATGCGGGAACTTCAGAATCTCCCTGCGCGTAATTCCATTCCTGACGAAGGAATCAAACGTGTCATGCTGTTGCAGATGCCGTTGCGACCATGCCTTGTCGGAGGCAGTGATGCCGCCGTTCTTCAGGAAAAAATACGCGGAGACAAGGCGGTCCCATGGATTTCGAACGAACGTGAACTTGAAGTAGCTGGCGAACTCAGCGGGCGAAAACATGATCTGATACTTCCGCAGCGACTGATGCGCGCCTGCAAGGTTGCCGAACAGGCTTTTGCTGATCGATATCCCCGCGCATTTGGGCACGTGCACGAAGATGCATCGATGCTCATCAAACGGGCGGCACGAATAGTCATCGCTGCCGGGCAGGCGCTGGGCCTGGACGCTGGCAAATTTTTCAGGGCGCATGGTCCGCGCAAACCATCGACGCAGAGCGTGGGGGATCCTTTCTGCGGCAGGATACGGACGTTGGACCAACTGCGGAGGAATGCCAGGCGATGAAAAGAGGTCCTGCATCGCGGGCGGTCAGCAATACCCCAGTTTCTGCATCCAGGCATTTTGACGCGCATAGTCAACGAGATCCTCGTGCTCGCCCGACTTGAATCGTGAGACGCGGGTGGGATCGGCCTTCGCCGCGATCTTTTCGCGCAGCGGCAGCCCGGTGAACGCCTCCAGGCTCGCAACCTGTTCCGCGTCGCAACCCACAAGTTTTTCGTAGTGCAACGTCAGCATCTGACCAGCGAGGCTCGGCACAAACGAGAACGCCTGCGCGACGTATTTTTCCCAGAGATCAAGTCCTGCCGTCTTTCGCTCCAGAAATTCCGAGTAGCAGCGGCCGCCCTTGCCGATCTTTTTGTTTCGATGATACAGGCTGAGCGCCACGTCGATTCCGTTGCGATAGATGTGGATCACCTTTGCCTTGGGAAAAATGGCGAGCCATTGCGCAAGGGTGAACGTCGTGCGCGGATCCTTCCAGCCCCACGGGCGCCCGCCGAGCAACTGCATGAGCCGGATGGGATGGTAGTGGGCCTTGATGTAACGCCGCATCACGCCGTAATCGGAAACTTTGAGACGCCCGCGTGTGGGAACCCCTGGTTTGTCCCAGCTGAATCCGTTCTCGTTGAGCAGCCGGATGTTGAGCTCCTGAAAAAAGAACGACTCCTTGTTTTTATAGACGTCAGTGCCCATGAAGATTCCGGAATCATGCAGCAGTTCCGAGAGCATTGAAGTTCCCGATCGGTGCATCCCAATCAGGATGTAGGGTTGGCTAAACAGGTTGTAAATCACTTTGAATCCGCTCCAGCGCCGCGCAATCAAGCCGCCGTTCACCGGCAAACCAGCAGTGGTTCGCGATGATCAATTGTTGGTTTCATTCCGCTGCATTGCAGAACAAGTGCGCGAGAAACGGC from Verrucomicrobiia bacterium harbors:
- a CDS encoding glycosyltransferase family 2 protein, translated to MVARTSCSIGLIVNTYNQPDYLQRVLRSISAQAVLPDEVLIADDGSKEKTREVIDAWKAANRVACRHMWQPDEGFQRARILNESIAHATADYLVFLDGDTVAHPDFIRDHRDAARLGHFVQGHRCFVERRAADQFGQNDFRRDRLAAFVRGQISGLRNAFRWPRPLLRVRNDVKGVRGCNLAIWHRDLVAVNGYNEAFVGWGREDTELTVRLLNRGLNRVDLRGRALCFHLWHPPANRSQLSRNDCLLAQAKAERAKWCPRGLDQHSAGAELMNSLRSAALAVGTK
- a CDS encoding MotA/TolQ/ExbB proton channel family protein is translated as MSTLPDILRNGGTVFWFILLVSAVAVVVFIERFLHYHRAQINSTEFLNGVRNVLRRDNVVEAISICDATPGPVARLVKTAILNRDHGRERIAEALEEAGLAEVPRLEEKLNLLATIAQIAPLLGLVGTVVGLMNVFEHLQNQGVMAHIGDLAGGVWKALICSGAGLAVAIPAHAGYNYLVSRVNSIVLDMERAATEIVHIVTAGISSNPPPPAP
- a CDS encoding glycosyltransferase, which gives rise to MSSPFNQLPNSKSNTPSLSVVVNTYNQPEYLRRVLRALDRQFAAGDELLLADDGSGAETRDVFEGWKQPGPMRAVHVWQEHGGFRRSRILNSAIVQAKNDYLIFLDGDSVPHPKFLRDHRSLARRGFYVQAHRAFVSEKASRYFGLGNFPADRMRAWISGQLQGWKHVFRWPFPFSKRRADLRGVRGCNLAIWREDLIRVNGYNEEFVGWGREDSELALRLMNSGVHWLDVRGRAVCYHLWHPPADRSGLDQNIRMLDEAIASQRTRCRMGLDQHMTNPA
- a CDS encoding sulfotransferase encodes the protein MNGGLIARRWSGFKVIYNLFSQPYILIGMHRSGTSMLSELLHDSGIFMGTDVYKNKESFFFQELNIRLLNENGFSWDKPGVPTRGRLKVSDYGVMRRYIKAHYHPIRLMQLLGGRPWGWKDPRTTFTLAQWLAIFPKAKVIHIYRNGIDVALSLYHRNKKIGKGGRCYSEFLERKTAGLDLWEKYVAQAFSFVPSLAGQMLTLHYEKLVGCDAEQVASLEAFTGLPLREKIAAKADPTRVSRFKSGEHEDLVDYARQNAWMQKLGYC
- a CDS encoding sulfotransferase family 2 domain-containing protein, whose product is MRPEKFASVQAQRLPGSDDYSCRPFDEHRCIFVHVPKCAGISISKSLFGNLAGAHQSLRKYQIMFSPAEFASYFKFTFVRNPWDRLVSAYFFLKNGGITASDKAWSQRHLQQHDTFDSFVRNGITRREILKFPHFRPQTSFICLRPGLPGVDFIGFFENLAADFEIVRSRLQLQASLQNLNRTASRDKNFADCYSNETRAIVARVYQDDLAVLGYTFDNSTLPAMLARRDAGKRR